From the genome of Streptomyces sp. JH34:
CGCCGCTGGTGACCGGCGACCGGCGCACCGAGTTCGTGGAGACGACGCTCTCCGCACCCCTGGGCATGCTGTCCTGCTGGGAGGCGCCCAGCGTGGAGTTCACACCCCTCCCCGGCGAGACGGTGCTGTTCTACACCGACGGGCTGCTGCGCCGTACCGGCGACAGCACGGACCGGGCCTTCGCGCGGCTGCACTCGGCAGCGGCCGGTGTGCCGAAGGTCCTGCGCCAGGATCCCGGAGCCGTCGCGGACCACGTCCTGCAGGTCGTCCTGCCCGACGGCCGGGACCGGAGCGGCGGCACGGAGGACGTCGCTCTGCTGGCCGTGCGCTTCGACTGACGCGGCTCGCTGCAGGTAAGAGGTCTTCCCGCACTGGGCCCCCTTCCGTACGCCCGTACGATGGGGATGGTCCAGTGTCGTACAAGGAGGACAAAACGTGTCTGAGGAGCTCGCCCCGGAGACCCCGGAAACAGCAGAAGCAGAGCCGATCAAGCAGCGGAAGAACGGCCTGTACCCGGGCATTTCCGATGAGCTCGCCGAGAACATGAAGTCCGGCTGGGCCGACACCGAGCTGCACGGCCTGGAGCCGGTCGCCCAGGCCTCGTACACCGCCGCCCGCCGCGCCGCGCTCTCCGCGCGCTTCCCCGGCGAGCGGCTCGTCGTCCCCGCGGGCAACCTGAAGACCCGCTCCAACGACACCGAGTACGCCTTCCGCGCCTCCACCGAGTACGCGTACCTCACCGGCGACCGGACCCAGGACGGCGTCCTGGTCCTGGAGCCGGCGGACGGCGGACACGAGGCGACCATCTACCTGCTGCCCCGCTCGGACCGCGAGAACGGCGAGTTCTGGCTCGACGGGCAGGGCGAGCTCTGGGTCGGCCGCCGCCACTCCCTCACCGAGGCCGAGCAGCTGCTCGGCATCCCGGCGAAGGACGTCCGCGAGCTCCCCGCCGCGCTGGCCGAGGCCACCGGTCCGGTGCGCAACGTCCGCGGGCACGACGCGGGTGTCGAAGCCGCCCTCACCGACAAGGTCACCGCGGAGCGTGACGAGGAACTGCGCGTCTTCCTCTCGGAGGCCCGCCTGGTCAAGGACGCCTTCGAGATCGCCGAGTTGCAGAAGGCCTGCGACGCCACGGCGCGCGGCTTCGAGGACGTCGTGAAGGTCCTCGACCGGGCCGAGGCCACGAGCGAGCGCTACATCGAGGGCACCTTCTTCCTGCGTGCCCGCGTCGACGGCAACGACATCGGCTACGGCTCGATCTGCGCGGCCGGCCCGCACGCCACCACGCTGCACTGGGTCCGCAACGACGGCGCGGTCCGCTCCGGTGAACTCCTGCTCCTCGACGCGGGGGTGGAGACCGACGAGTACTACACCGCCGACGTGACCCGGACGCTGCCCATCAACGGCACGTTCTCGCCGCTGCAGCGGAAGATCTACGACGCGGTCTACGAGGCCCAGGAGGCGGGCATCGCCGCGGTGAAGCCCGGCGGCGAATTCCGCGACTTCCACGACGCCGCCCAGCGCGTCCTCGCCGAGAAGCTGGTCGAGTGGGGCCTGCTGGGCGACCTGTCCGTGGAGAAGGTCCTGGAGCTGGGTCTGCAGCGCCGCTGGACGCTGCACGGCACCGGCCACATGCTCGGCATGGACGTCCACGACTGCGCCGCCGCGCGGACGGAGTCGTACGTCAACGGCACCCTGGAGCCCGGGGTCTGCCTCACCGTCGAGCCCGGGCTGTACTTCCAGGCCGACGACCTGACCGTGCCCGAGGAGTACCGCGGCATCGGCGTGCGCATCGAGGACGACATCCTCGTGACCGAGGACGGCAACCGGAACCTGTCCGCCGCGCTGCCGCGCCGGTCCGACGACGTCGAGGCCTGGATGGCCCGGCTCAAGGGCTGACACGGCCGGCGCGGACGACCCGCGCTCCCCGTTCGGCGGGAGGGCGCGCTGCTCAGGACACCATGAGCAGCGCGCCCTCCCGCCATTTCAGGACCTTGTCGAAGCTCACCACCGCGCCGCGTCCCGGCCGGTTGCCGAAGTGCACGTGGTCGGCGAGTTCCTCGATCAGGCAGAGCCCACGACCGCTCTCGGCCGTGGCCGGAGGATGCGTCGCGGACGCGCGCGAAGGGTCGCCCGTCGGATGCGGGCCGGACGCCTGCGGATCCGGCGGACACCCGGCGGATGACCGTGCGGCGGTGCGAAGCGCGCGCCGGGACGGGAACCCGGGCCCGGAGTCGGCGACTTCGATACGGCACTTCTCGCCGTCCAGATACGCCGTCACCCGGTACTGTCCGCAGGGCCGCCCGGAGTGCCTGCCACCGACGGGGGCGAGGTCCGCGCCCGTCTCCCCCTGGTCCCCGCCGTGTTCGACGGCGTTCGCACAGGCTTCGCTGAGTGCGACCGAGAGGTCGTAGGAGATGTCCGGATCCACGCCCGCCGTCTCCATCGTGCCGAGCAGGAAACGCCGGGCGAGCGGAACGCTCGCAGCTTCGCGCCGCAAATGGAGTGACCACCACATGCTCATGCTCCAGCCTCCTGGCTGCGGCTCGACATACCGATACGTATTGCCGCGATGAGCGCGTCGTAAGCACGGATCCGGCGTGACAGCGCTCATTCGGCGGATGCGGATATTCCGCTCGCCGGTGTATGACGTGCTCTGATCACGGCCGAGAAGCACGCATGAACAGGTGCAACACACCCTGATCACTCCCCGATGGGGACGGATGCCGACCTTCCGGACCTGCCGTACGGAGACCGGGTGCCCAGTGGGATGATGACTCGGCCATGTCTATGCCTGTCGCACGCGCCGGAGCCGGTATGCGGCTTTTGAGGACCGCGGTGTTCACCGCGGTCTGCGTCGTGCTCGCCTCCGCCGGACATGGCCTCGCAGCGGGCGTGAGCGTGCCCGGCCGGAGTCTGCTGGCCGGCTTCGCCGGAGTCTTCGCCGCCGCCGCGCTCCTCGCCGGGCGTGAGCGCACCCTCCTGTCGATCACCGCCGCCCTCGCGGCCGGGCAGATCGCCCTGCACGTCCTCTTCGGGCTCGGGCGTCACGCGACGGCCGCCGCGACGGGGCCGGGGGACGACGCGCTGATCCGCTTCGCGGCCGGGCTGGTGTGCGGTGCCGGACCGGCGCAGCTGAGCGCCGGTGAGGCGCACCGCATCGTGACCACCGCGGGTCTGGACCCCGCGACGGTGGCCCAGGGACACACCCACCTCGGAGCGGAGGCGGCGGCCGGCGCGGCCGACCCGACGCTCCTGGCCACGGTCATGTCCGGCCTGCCCGGCCTGCCCATGTTCCTGGGGCACCTGCTCGCCGCGGTCGCCACCGGCTGGCTGCTGCGACGCGGCGAGATCGCGCTCTTCCGGCTGGCCAGGCTCTCGGCGCAGGGCGGACGGCAGCTCGCGGCCGGGGCCCGGCTGCGCGCGCTGCGGGCGGCGATGGCACTCGTACGCGCACTGCGTGCGGGACTTCCCGGGCGGCCCACGACCGGGCCGCGTGTATCCCGCAGCGCCGTCGACGCTTCCCTGCCGGCCACCGGGGACCCCCTTCAGCACATGGTGATCAGGCGCGGCCCGCCGCCCGTATACGTACGCGCAGCCTGACGCGACCCCTCCGCCGGGATTCCGGTCATGAGGTGGTCGTGATGCCGTCGCGCCTCCGCGCGCCGGACCACCTCTTCCTCATGCCTTGTGGAGTGATCCCTGCCATGAACGTTTCCCGCATCGCCCTCGCCGGCGGCGTCGCCGCGTCGACCGTCCTGCTGCTCGCCGGCACCGCCTCCGCGCACGTCAGCGTGCAGCCGCAGGGCGAGGCCGCCAAGGGCGGTTACGCCACCGTCAACTTCAAGGTCCCCAACGAGCGCGACGACGCCTCCACCGTCAAGCTCGAGGTCACTTTCCCGACCGACCACCCGCTGGCATCCGTCAGCCCGCAGCCGGTGGCCGGCTGGAAGATCGACGTCACCAGGAGCAAGCTGGCCAAGCCGCTCGAGGTACACGGGAAGAAGATCAACGAGGCGGTCTCCAAGGTCACCTGGACCGCGGACGCCAAGGGGATCGAGCCCGGCTTCTTCCAGCAGTTCCCGCTCTCGGTCGGGCAGCTGCCCGAGGACACCGACCAGATGGTCTTCAAGGCGCTCCAGACGTACAGCGACAAGGAAGTCGTCCGCTGGATCGAGGAGCCCACCGAGGGCGGCGAGGAGCCCGAGAGCCCCGCCCCCGTCCTGGCGCTGACCGCCCCGGCGGCCGACGCGCACGGTGCTGCCGCCGACGACGACAAGAGCGGCGAGGCGGCCGAGGAGACGACGGCGTCCTCGGACGACGCCTCTTCGTCGAACAGCGACAGCACCGCCCGTGTCCTGGGCGTCGTCGGCATCGTCGTGGGCGTCGCCGGGGTCGCGTTCGGTGTCCTCGCCGGCCGCCGCCGCAACGCCTGATCCCTCCGGCACCCCCAACCCGTCACCACAGATCAGGAACTCAGCTCCATGTACAGCAAGAAGACGGTGCTGGCCGCGGCGTTCGCCGCCGTGGCCGCACTGACCCTGTCGGCCTGCGGCAGCGAAGGGGGCTCGGCGGACGGTTCGGTCGCCGAGGTCTCCTCCGGGACCGGGTCCGATCCCGCGACCGTGCTCGACCAGCCGTTCACCAAACCCGATCTCGTCCTCACCGACACGCACGGCGAGAAGTACGACCTGCGCGAGCAGACCAAGGGCAAGCCCACCCTGATCTACTTCGGCTACACCAACTGCCCCGACGTCTGCCCGCTGACCATGAGCAACATCGCCGTCGCCAAGCGCGCCCTGCCCGAGGCGGACCGGGAGAAGCTCCAGGTCGTCTTCGTCACGACGGACCCAGAGCGGGACACCCCGGCGTCGCTGGGCAGCTGGCTCAAGGCCCAGGACCCCGGCTTCACCGGCCTCACCGGCGACTTCCCGGCCATCCAGGCGGGGGCGCGGCAGATCGGCATCGGCATCGATCCGCCGAAGAAGGAGAAGGACGGCACGGTCGTCTCGATGCACGGGGCCCAAGTCATCGCGTTCTCCCCCAGGACGGACAAGGGCTACGTGCTCTACAGCGAGGACACCACCGCCGAGGACTACACAGAGGACCTCCCGAAGCTCGTCAAGGGGGAGACCCCGTGAACCGCCGCACGGCCGTCGCCGGCGCCCTGGCCCTCACCACCGGCCTGGCGCTGACGGCGTGTTCCTCCGACAGCGTGCCGCAGCTCGAGGTGACCGGCGCCTTCATGCCGCAGCCCGTCAGCGACATGGCGGCCGGTTTCCTCCTCGTGAAGAACAGCGGTGAGACCACCGACCGGCTGACGTCGGTGACCAGCTCGCTGTCGGACAACGTCTCCATCCACGAGACGAAGAACAACACGATGCGGATGGTGACGTCGTTCGAGGTGCCCGCCGGTGGCGAGCTCGACCTCGAACGCGGCGGAAACCACATCATGTTCACGGAGCTGAAGCAGCGGCCCAAGCGGGGAGAGACGGTCTCCGTGGAGCTGCACTTCGAGAAGGCCGACCCCATCACGGTCGACATCCCCGTGAAGGAGACCACCTACAACCCGAAGAAGCAGTGAGGTACTGACACCCCATGACGGCCACCGCCCCGCGCTTCGGGCCCTCCCCTGCACGACGGCCACTCGCAGCGGTCGCGCTCCTCGCCGCGCTGATCAGCATGCTGTTCGGCCTGGTGCTGGCGGGCGCGAGCCCCGCGTCCGCGCACGCCGCCCTCACCGGGAGCGATCCGCAGGACGGGGCGGTGGTCGCCACCGCACCCACGGACGTCACGCTCACCTTCTCCGAGCAGATCGCCATGGGCGACGACTCGATCCGTGTCCTCGACCCGAGCGGGAAGCGGGCCGACACCGGCGCACCGCGTGATCTCACGAGCGGCGGTGCCGTGCGGTACGGCGTCCAGCTCCACAGCGGTCTGCCCGACGGCACGTACACGGTGGCCTGGCAGGCGGTGTCCGCCGACAGCCACCCGGTCGCGGGGGCCTTCACCTTCTCCGTGGGCGCCCCGTCGGAAACCACCGTGGCGCTGCCCTCGGGCGAAGCCGGCGGCGGTCTCGTGGGTGTGCTCTACGGCATCGCACGCTACGCCGCGTACGCGGGATTCATCCTGCTCGCGGGCGGTTCGGCCTTCGTGCTCGCCTGCTGGCAGCAGGGGGCAGGCGCGCGACCGCTGCAGCGGCTCGTCGTACGCGGCTGGGTCACCCTCACCGCGGCCACCCTGGCCATGCTGCTCCTGCGCAACCCGTACACCGGATCGGGCGAACTCGCCGACGCCTTCGACCTCGACGGCCTCCAGTCCGTGCTCGACACCAAACCGGGGGCCGCGCTGGTCTCCCGGCTGCTGCTCCTGGGCGCCTCCGCCCTCTTCATCGCCGTCCTGTTCGGTGCCTACGCCAAGCGCGAGGACGAGAAGGAGAAGAAGGACCTCACCTTCGGGCTCGCGATGGGCGGAGCCGTCATCGCCGCCGGGATCGCCGGCACGTGGGCCCTGGCCGAGCACGCCTCGACAGGGATCCAGCCGGGCATCGCGATGCCCGTGGACGTGCTCCACCTGCTCGCCGTCGCCGCCTGGCTCGGCGGACTCGCCGCGCTGCTGGTCGCCCTCCACCGCACGACCGATGTCACCAGCGGCGCGGTACGGCGCTTCTCACGAGTGGCGTTCGGCAGTGTGCTCGTCCTCGCCGCGACCGGGCTCTACCAGTCCTGGCGTCAGGTCGGTTCGTGGTCGGCCCTGACCGGTACGCGGTACGGGCAGCTGCTGCTCGTCAAGGTGGCGCTCGTCGCCGTGCTCGTCGGGGTCGCGTGGATATCCCGGCGGTGGACCGCACGGCTGACCGAACGCACCGGGCCGTCCGGAAACTCTGCCGTGGGCTCGGCGGAGCCTGCGGAAGCGGACTCGTCGAC
Proteins encoded in this window:
- a CDS encoding aminopeptidase P family protein, which translates into the protein MSEELAPETPETAEAEPIKQRKNGLYPGISDELAENMKSGWADTELHGLEPVAQASYTAARRAALSARFPGERLVVPAGNLKTRSNDTEYAFRASTEYAYLTGDRTQDGVLVLEPADGGHEATIYLLPRSDRENGEFWLDGQGELWVGRRHSLTEAEQLLGIPAKDVRELPAALAEATGPVRNVRGHDAGVEAALTDKVTAERDEELRVFLSEARLVKDAFEIAELQKACDATARGFEDVVKVLDRAEATSERYIEGTFFLRARVDGNDIGYGSICAAGPHATTLHWVRNDGAVRSGELLLLDAGVETDEYYTADVTRTLPINGTFSPLQRKIYDAVYEAQEAGIAAVKPGGEFRDFHDAAQRVLAEKLVEWGLLGDLSVEKVLELGLQRRWTLHGTGHMLGMDVHDCAAARTESYVNGTLEPGVCLTVEPGLYFQADDLTVPEEYRGIGVRIEDDILVTEDGNRNLSAALPRRSDDVEAWMARLKG
- a CDS encoding ATP-binding protein is translated as MSMWWSLHLRREAASVPLARRFLLGTMETAGVDPDISYDLSVALSEACANAVEHGGDQGETGADLAPVGGRHSGRPCGQYRVTAYLDGEKCRIEVADSGPGFPSRRALRTAARSSAGCPPDPQASGPHPTGDPSRASATHPPATAESGRGLCLIEELADHVHFGNRPGRGAVVSFDKVLKWREGALLMVS
- a CDS encoding YcnI family protein, producing the protein MNVSRIALAGGVAASTVLLLAGTASAHVSVQPQGEAAKGGYATVNFKVPNERDDASTVKLEVTFPTDHPLASVSPQPVAGWKIDVTRSKLAKPLEVHGKKINEAVSKVTWTADAKGIEPGFFQQFPLSVGQLPEDTDQMVFKALQTYSDKEVVRWIEEPTEGGEEPESPAPVLALTAPAADAHGAAADDDKSGEAAEETTASSDDASSSNSDSTARVLGVVGIVVGVAGVAFGVLAGRRRNA
- a CDS encoding SCO family protein; amino-acid sequence: MYSKKTVLAAAFAAVAALTLSACGSEGGSADGSVAEVSSGTGSDPATVLDQPFTKPDLVLTDTHGEKYDLREQTKGKPTLIYFGYTNCPDVCPLTMSNIAVAKRALPEADREKLQVVFVTTDPERDTPASLGSWLKAQDPGFTGLTGDFPAIQAGARQIGIGIDPPKKEKDGTVVSMHGAQVIAFSPRTDKGYVLYSEDTTAEDYTEDLPKLVKGETP
- a CDS encoding copper chaperone PCu(A)C; this translates as MNRRTAVAGALALTTGLALTACSSDSVPQLEVTGAFMPQPVSDMAAGFLLVKNSGETTDRLTSVTSSLSDNVSIHETKNNTMRMVTSFEVPAGGELDLERGGNHIMFTELKQRPKRGETVSVELHFEKADPITVDIPVKETTYNPKKQ
- a CDS encoding copper resistance protein CopC, which gives rise to MTATAPRFGPSPARRPLAAVALLAALISMLFGLVLAGASPASAHAALTGSDPQDGAVVATAPTDVTLTFSEQIAMGDDSIRVLDPSGKRADTGAPRDLTSGGAVRYGVQLHSGLPDGTYTVAWQAVSADSHPVAGAFTFSVGAPSETTVALPSGEAGGGLVGVLYGIARYAAYAGFILLAGGSAFVLACWQQGAGARPLQRLVVRGWVTLTAATLAMLLLRNPYTGSGELADAFDLDGLQSVLDTKPGAALVSRLLLLGASALFIAVLFGAYAKREDEKEKKDLTFGLAMGGAVIAAGIAGTWALAEHASTGIQPGIAMPVDVLHLLAVAAWLGGLAALLVALHRTTDVTSGAVRRFSRVAFGSVLVLAATGLYQSWRQVGSWSALTGTRYGQLLLVKVALVAVLVGVAWISRRWTARLTERTGPSGNSAVGSAEPAEADSSTAEPHEEVAPERAAQLSRQRAALTATKEKRARDADPERSGLRRSVMVETGVAVVLLVVTTILTSTEPGRTEEEAARGNTAAAAPVTGGQVNLSLPFDTGGQKGTVRLDISPGGTGANSVHLWIDGPDGRPLDVPEVKLAFTLESKDIGPLPVAPDRLTEGHWTASGVQIPMAGDWKVAVTVRTSEIDQTTIDKNVKIG